The following are from one region of the Polynucleobacter sp. MWH-CaK5 genome:
- a CDS encoding c-type cytochrome: MKLISALVASALMVSAPAFASKEIASKNACMGCHAVDKKVVGPSYKDIAAKYKGQADAVDKLAKKVKVGGSGVWGPIPMPGNAAISEADAKTVVKWILDGAK, encoded by the coding sequence ATGAAATTGATTAGCGCATTAGTAGCATCTGCATTGATGGTGTCTGCACCAGCATTTGCATCAAAAGAAATCGCCAGCAAAAATGCTTGTATGGGTTGCCACGCTGTAGACAAAAAAGTAGTTGGCCCTTCATACAAAGACATCGCTGCTAAATACAAAGGTCAGGCTGACGCTGTTGACAAATTAGCTAAGAAAGTAAAAGTTGGTGGTTCAGGTGTTTGGGGTCCAATCCCAATGCCAGGCAACGCTGCTATCAGCGAAGCTGATGCTAAGACAGTTGTTAAATGGATTTTGGACGGCGCTAAGTAA
- a CDS encoding DUF423 domain-containing protein codes for MNNINRWFLGFAALMGATAVMAGAFAAHGIQKVIQNPYLIQVFQTAVLYQMFHTLALLGVVALMIQGKPNRALSIAGVLMIVGTVLFSGSLYVLALASWAVGMITPVGGFFLIAAWFTLGAAAITYKK; via the coding sequence ATGAACAATATCAATCGTTGGTTTCTTGGCTTTGCTGCTTTGATGGGCGCAACAGCAGTCATGGCGGGAGCATTTGCGGCTCACGGCATTCAAAAAGTGATTCAAAACCCATACTTGATCCAGGTGTTTCAAACAGCTGTTTTGTATCAAATGTTTCACACGCTGGCTTTGCTCGGGGTGGTGGCTTTGATGATCCAGGGAAAGCCTAATAGAGCCCTCAGTATTGCTGGGGTCCTCATGATTGTAGGAACCGTGCTTTTTTCAGGCAGTCTTTATGTCCTTGCCTTGGCTTCTTGGGCAGTTGGCATGATCACTCCCGTGGGTGGTTTCTTCTTAATTGCTGCTTGGTTTACATTGGGCGCAGCAGCAATTACTTATAAAAAATAA
- a CDS encoding Rrf2 family transcriptional regulator, with amino-acid sequence MRVATKGRYAVIAMVDLANFFASDQPSQTLASISSRQKVSLSYLEQLFAKLRHAGLVDSMRGPGGGYTLARNPKDISVGQIILAVDGIMPEQQDQQLACHALWDTLHHEMLGYMNSVSLFSLLDPETAKQIAAGVKSGKTQFEAVASTSLKKKAGKAVAKAPVLKKKAKPGPVVSSVFNWGSYLLKKKKTA; translated from the coding sequence ATGAGAGTTGCTACCAAAGGTCGTTACGCTGTTATTGCAATGGTTGATCTAGCGAATTTTTTCGCATCCGATCAGCCTAGCCAAACTTTGGCTTCAATTAGCTCAAGACAAAAAGTATCTTTGAGTTATTTGGAGCAGTTATTTGCCAAGCTGCGTCATGCTGGCTTGGTTGATAGCATGAGGGGTCCTGGCGGCGGCTATACCTTGGCCAGAAATCCAAAAGATATCTCTGTGGGCCAAATCATTTTGGCAGTGGATGGCATCATGCCTGAGCAGCAAGATCAACAATTGGCTTGCCACGCACTATGGGATACCTTGCATCATGAAATGCTGGGTTACATGAACTCCGTTTCACTCTTTTCTCTTTTAGATCCTGAAACAGCTAAACAAATTGCGGCTGGTGTTAAATCAGGCAAGACCCAGTTTGAAGCTGTTGCAAGTACTTCATTGAAGAAAAAGGCTGGTAAAGCAGTCGCTAAAGCACCTGTTCTGAAAAAGAAAGCCAAGCCTGGCCCGGTGGTGAGCTCAGTATTTAACTGGGGATCTTATTTACTCAAGAAGAAGAAAACAGCTTGA
- a CDS encoding Crp/Fnr family transcriptional regulator, whose translation MKEIEVKVAWQGQSDCQNCSIRSSVLFAELNEDDFAKIHAPIDDFHFEAGAKIYEQSAQGQHVYTLRKGFIKLLHLNEDGTERIVRLIKQGDLFGMEALLSAPHENAAIALTPVHLCRLPASLILSLGEESPRLHRQMMKKWGEALSQSETWFSQLNTGRADLRIGRFLLALAKEENGLTRSPLFKREDMGLMMDIKLETVSRSLASLSEKNLITEVSRSYVNIPDLEKLKKFCQQGA comes from the coding sequence ATGAAAGAAATCGAAGTCAAAGTCGCTTGGCAGGGTCAAAGTGATTGCCAAAATTGCTCAATACGAAGTTCAGTCTTATTCGCTGAATTAAATGAGGATGACTTTGCCAAGATTCATGCTCCCATAGATGATTTCCATTTTGAGGCTGGCGCAAAAATATACGAGCAATCTGCCCAAGGCCAGCATGTCTATACCTTGCGCAAAGGCTTTATCAAGTTGTTACATCTTAATGAGGATGGCACAGAGAGAATTGTTCGCCTGATCAAGCAAGGTGATTTGTTTGGTATGGAAGCCCTGTTATCAGCTCCTCATGAAAATGCCGCAATCGCTTTGACTCCTGTGCACCTTTGCCGCTTACCGGCAAGCTTAATACTTAGTTTGGGTGAAGAGTCTCCACGTTTACACCGTCAGATGATGAAGAAGTGGGGCGAGGCATTGTCTCAATCTGAAACTTGGTTTTCACAGCTTAATACTGGACGAGCTGATTTGCGGATTGGCCGATTTTTATTGGCTTTGGCCAAAGAAGAGAATGGCCTAACGCGTTCACCTTTATTCAAGCGCGAAGACATGGGCTTAATGATGGATATCAAGTTGGAGACTGTGAGTCGATCTTTAGCAAGTTTGAGCGAAAAAAATCTCATCACAGAAGTCTCACGATCTTACGTCAACATTCCCGACCTAGAGAAACTCAAGAAATTCTGTCAGCAGGGTGCTTGA
- a CDS encoding enoyl-CoA hydratase/isomerase family protein translates to MSDTNTVNPDASGKVHLKIDGAIAWVSFDRPAARNAMTWSMYGDLKTICEKLHTDKTIKAVIFRGVGGQSFVSGTDIEQFKSFKDGQDGIDYEALIDLHIDALEQLPMPTIAIIDGLAVGGGLAIATACDFRIADPSARFGAPIAKTVGNCLSPTNIARLTAHLGIPTLKRMLILAELIKVDELLSSGYIHTVADGTELESIARTMAEKVMHLAPLTIRSSKLTISRIHQHQLPDCDDLIKACYGSSDFKEGVQAFGEKRPPRWQGS, encoded by the coding sequence GTGAGCGATACAAATACAGTTAACCCGGACGCATCAGGAAAAGTTCATCTAAAGATTGATGGTGCGATTGCCTGGGTATCTTTTGATCGCCCTGCTGCCAGAAATGCGATGACCTGGTCGATGTATGGCGACCTAAAAACCATTTGTGAAAAACTTCACACTGACAAAACCATCAAAGCAGTGATTTTCCGAGGAGTTGGTGGGCAGTCGTTTGTGTCAGGCACTGACATTGAACAATTCAAATCATTCAAAGATGGTCAGGATGGCATTGACTACGAAGCATTGATTGATCTTCACATTGATGCCCTAGAACAACTTCCGATGCCAACCATTGCCATCATCGATGGCTTGGCTGTTGGTGGTGGCCTCGCAATTGCGACCGCTTGTGATTTTAGAATTGCCGATCCAAGTGCACGCTTTGGCGCACCGATTGCCAAAACAGTGGGCAACTGTTTATCGCCAACCAATATTGCAAGATTGACGGCCCACTTAGGGATCCCAACACTCAAACGAATGTTGATATTGGCAGAACTAATCAAGGTTGATGAATTGCTCTCTTCTGGCTACATTCACACTGTGGCGGATGGTACAGAACTTGAATCAATTGCCAGAACCATGGCTGAAAAAGTCATGCATTTGGCACCCTTAACTATTCGCTCATCCAAGTTGACGATCAGCCGAATCCATCAACATCAATTACCTGATTGCGATGATTTAATCAAAGCCTGCTATGGCAGCTCTGATTTCAAGGAAGGTGTTCAAGCGTTTGGTGAAAAAAGACCGCCTCGTTGGCAAGGGTCTTGA
- a CDS encoding CaiB/BaiF CoA-transferase family protein, which yields MTSPQTGVTSRPLPLVGVKVLDISQVMAGPYTCMLLADMGADVIKIEPPGSGDQTRGAMGFKMKGPDSMGFLNMNRNKRSITINLKSDAGKKILFELVKDADILVENYRPGVMKKLGVSYEVLSKINPRLVYASISGFGQSGPWADRPGFDLMAQAMSGVMAMTGHGDGRPVKAGVPVADIGCALFATYGILSAYIGAKNTGQGQYIDASLFDSALAFSIWDTAEYWGTGKPPVALGTANRMSAPYQAVKAKNEYFVMGATNNKLWQKLCEILERDDLFNDDLCKTISNRLANREYIIDELEKSFAAKDANVWIDELLAKGIPAGPILDYPRAFASEHGQHRQMKIEIDHPLEGKVPNIGFAVKMQGTPQQVRRHPPLLGEHTHEVLKEAGFTADQIKVFEQDGAFSVEQ from the coding sequence ATGACATCACCCCAAACTGGAGTAACTTCACGCCCACTGCCCCTGGTGGGCGTGAAAGTTCTAGATATCAGCCAAGTAATGGCTGGCCCATACACCTGCATGCTATTGGCAGACATGGGGGCTGATGTAATCAAAATAGAACCTCCAGGTTCTGGGGATCAAACACGGGGCGCAATGGGATTCAAAATGAAAGGCCCAGATAGCATGGGCTTTTTAAATATGAATCGCAATAAACGCAGCATCACGATCAATTTGAAATCTGATGCAGGCAAAAAAATTCTTTTTGAATTAGTCAAAGATGCCGACATCTTGGTTGAAAACTATCGACCAGGGGTCATGAAAAAATTAGGTGTTTCTTACGAAGTTTTAAGCAAAATTAATCCTCGCTTGGTTTATGCCAGCATCTCTGGCTTTGGTCAAAGCGGTCCTTGGGCAGATCGCCCAGGATTTGACTTGATGGCTCAAGCAATGTCAGGCGTGATGGCCATGACGGGTCATGGTGATGGCCGACCTGTTAAAGCGGGTGTGCCAGTGGCCGATATCGGTTGCGCACTATTTGCGACTTATGGCATTTTGTCAGCCTACATTGGCGCTAAGAATACAGGGCAAGGTCAATACATTGACGCCTCATTGTTTGACTCAGCTTTGGCTTTCTCAATTTGGGATACCGCTGAGTATTGGGGCACCGGCAAACCTCCTGTTGCTTTGGGCACCGCTAATCGTATGAGCGCACCCTACCAAGCCGTCAAAGCAAAGAATGAATACTTTGTGATGGGCGCAACGAATAACAAGCTTTGGCAAAAATTATGTGAGATCTTGGAGCGCGATGATTTATTCAATGATGATCTCTGCAAAACAATTTCCAATCGTTTAGCCAATCGTGAATACATCATCGATGAACTAGAGAAGTCTTTTGCTGCCAAAGACGCCAATGTTTGGATCGATGAATTACTGGCCAAAGGTATTCCAGCAGGTCCAATCTTGGACTACCCTAGAGCCTTTGCCAGCGAGCACGGCCAACATCGTCAAATGAAGATAGAAATTGATCATCCATTAGAAGGCAAAGTTCCTAATATTGGTTTTGCTGTGAAGATGCAAGGCACACCTCAACAAGTTCGTCGCCACCCTCCTTTGCTCGGTGAGCACACGCATGAAGTTCTAAAAGAGGCAGGATTTACCGCTGATCAAATCAAAGTGTTTGAACAAGACGGCGCGTTTTCAGTGGAGCAATGA
- a CDS encoding tripartite tricarboxylate transporter substrate binding protein, with protein MNTRRKIIATAVAALTTSVLASPVLAQAAWPNKPIRLVVGFAPGGGTDIVARALAPKMSEILGQNIIIENRAGAAGTIGADVVAKSPADGYTLLMGHSNSNAIAPFVLPKVPFNAGTDFTPITYVGYVPNVLVLHPSIPAKNIPELISLAKNNPGQMTYGSSGIGSTQHLAGALFSKIAKVQMNHVPYKGSGQAIVDLMAGQINMNFDTLPPVLPHIRAGKLKPLAISTPKRLSILPDVPTFEEVGIKGFEVTNWYSVMGPKNMPKDMVAKIDAAVRAAMNDPKNKTTLDAQGLQTAGPQTPDEFSAFLKAELTKYSKLVKELNVKAE; from the coding sequence ATGAACACAAGACGTAAAATCATTGCCACAGCCGTGGCCGCATTAACAACTTCAGTACTGGCATCCCCAGTTTTAGCTCAAGCAGCTTGGCCAAATAAACCAATTCGTTTGGTAGTAGGCTTTGCTCCAGGTGGCGGCACAGACATTGTGGCGCGAGCATTAGCACCAAAAATGAGCGAAATCTTAGGCCAAAACATCATCATTGAAAACAGAGCTGGCGCTGCTGGTACGATTGGTGCAGACGTTGTGGCGAAGTCTCCAGCAGACGGCTACACATTGTTGATGGGTCACTCAAATTCAAATGCGATCGCTCCATTTGTTTTGCCAAAAGTGCCATTTAATGCTGGTACAGATTTCACACCAATCACTTATGTTGGCTATGTACCTAACGTACTAGTGTTACATCCATCAATTCCTGCAAAAAATATTCCAGAGCTTATTAGCTTGGCAAAAAACAATCCAGGTCAAATGACTTACGGTTCATCAGGTATCGGTAGCACACAGCACTTGGCTGGCGCTTTGTTCTCAAAGATTGCTAAAGTTCAAATGAATCACGTGCCATACAAAGGCAGTGGTCAAGCGATTGTTGACTTGATGGCTGGTCAGATCAACATGAACTTTGATACTTTGCCACCAGTATTGCCACACATTCGCGCTGGTAAGTTAAAGCCTTTGGCTATTTCAACACCGAAGCGTTTGTCAATTCTTCCAGATGTTCCAACATTTGAAGAAGTAGGCATCAAAGGTTTTGAAGTGACTAACTGGTACTCAGTGATGGGTCCAAAAAATATGCCTAAAGATATGGTTGCAAAAATTGATGCTGCGGTTCGTGCTGCTATGAACGACCCAAAGAACAAAACAACTTTGGATGCACAAGGTTTGCAAACAGCTGGTCCTCAAACACCAGATGAGTTCTCAGCATTCTTAAAAGCTGAACTCACCAAGTACTCAAAACTTGTTAAAGAGTTGAACGTAAAGGCTGAGTAA